Genomic window (Arachis hypogaea cultivar Tifrunner chromosome 13, arahy.Tifrunner.gnm2.J5K5, whole genome shotgun sequence):
AGAATGGAAAAGTGATTAATTCAATAAGGCAAGAAACCAGGGCAAAAATAAAGATTGTGGATCCCTTTCCCGGTGCCAAGGATCGTGTTATAACAATCTACTGCTATGTCAAGGGCAAGGAAGATGTTGAGATTGATGATGAGTTCAATGGTAAGGAGCTTCTGTGTGCTGCACAAGACGCACTTCTCAAGATTCATGCTGCCATTACGAATTCCACTGCTGTAATTGGAGAATGGAGGAAAAAGCGAAAGGCTAAGGAGGAGTGTCAACTCCTTGTGCCATCAAGTCAGGCTGCAAATATCATTGGGAAGGCTGGGGCTACCATTAAGAAGCTGAGGAGTAAGACGACAGCCAATATCAAAGTTGTTGCTAAGGATGCGGCTGACCCGACACACTCCTGTGCTATGGATTTTGATAATTTTGTTTTGGTTAGTATATTCAATATCATGAAACTCTTGCCATTGAAACACAATTTACTTTATggaattatttcttctcttaattctaAGATAGTGGAAAACTGGAAATAATAACTCAAGGTAGTTGTCATTTAACCATTAGTGGAATTGAATGTTgtacaaattatttttgtaactttCATCTTACTatatgcttgcttctattctgtgtAGATCACTGGTGAGGCAGCAGCAGTGGAAAGGGCCCTATTTGCTGTTTCTTCTATTATGTACAAGTTCGGTCCCAAGGAAGACATCTCTCTTGACACATCTGTGCCAGAAGCCCCACCTAGCATTATTATTCCTTCTGAACTTCCAATTTATCCACCTGGTGGACTATATCCAGTTTCAGACCCTATTATCCCACCTAGATCCCTTCCTCAAATTTTAGGTGCTACAAACATGCGAGATGTACATGGTTATGCTGATGCAGGAAATACATGGCCTATATACTCATCCGCCCTTCCAGCCGCTCCTGGGGCTCTTCCAGCAGCTTCTGGTGTAGGTGCTTCTCGTTCTGAGGAATTAGTCATTAGAATGTTGTGTCCCTCGGACAAGATTGGGCGAGTCATTGGAAAAGGAGGGAGTACAATTAAAAGTATGAGGCAAGCGATTGGTGCTCGTATTGAAGTTGATGATTCGAAGGCAAAGCACGATGAGTGTTTAATCATTATAACAACGATTGAGGTACCCATGTTGTGTCTTATTCTCCACCTTCTGTATAAAGTTGAATTGTTCATGCAAGAAAGTTTATTGTTAAACTTGGTGGAGTCCTTGgtctaccatatatatatatatatatattctctattAATAATTGATTGCATACTTCTATTTTATGTTAAAATGGAAACTAATCACTTGGATGTGTATCTTGTAGTCACCAAGTGATCTGAAGTCTATGGCAGTTGAAGCTGTTCTATTGATGCAAGGGAAGATAAACGATGAAGATGATAACACGGTTTCAATTCGGCTTCTAGTTCCATCCAAAGTAATAGGTTGTATCATTGGGAAAAGTGGTTCGATTATTAATGAAATTCGGAAGAGAACTAAAGCAGATATTCGAATTTCTAAAGGTGATAAACCAAAATGTGCAGATGTGAACGATGAACTTGTTGAGGTTTGGCTTCTTTGCTTCATTATTACTTTCCTTGATGCTTAAATTTGCATATTCATTTCATATTATTCGATGTTGTTTTGAATTTAGGTGGGAGGCATAGTTGACTGTGTGAGAGATGCGCTAATCCAGATTATCTTAAGACTGAGAGAAGATGTGTTGAGAGAAAGAGACAATGGCCACAATCCCTCTGTTGGTGCTGAATCCATGTACTCTGGTGGTGCTGGACTTTCAGTGCCATCTGTCCTACCTCCAGTCCCTCCTGTTGCCACACCATTGGCTTATGATCAGAGGACTGAAAGTGAAACTGGCCTTGGAATGTTTTCTTCAAGCAGCCTGTATGGATATGGATCTTTGTCGGTATGTCTCATTTTTTCTTGCCAATGCTCATGTTGCATGGAGGGGACAGGAGTATTATGAGGATAATTCCTTAGAGATGTTCCTTTTATATAACTCAGTAAACCCCTCTCCCCTGGGTTTGCATGGAGCATCTTTGTAGTCCAAACTCCAAACCTTCAAAGTGTTAATATACTGcatttgtctttgttttctgCCTTCTTTTGCTTACATATCACgtatctcacttttttttttcagtttccaATTATTTGTCACTGATCTTGTCTTGTTTGATTCTATGTAATAGATGGCAGAGAATGCCTATGGATCGATGCCCCCGTACGCCAGCAAGCTGTATGGAGGGTTGGTATATATTGTTATAAAATTATATGAATTCTTTACTTATGATTTAGTGTGTCTGGATTAGAGTTTGCTAAGTTGATTCTGGGGTACTTGATTTTGGTTATACACTTATACGCAGGTTTAGAGtgatgtgatttatgtttggaaACCTTTATCTGAAAAATGCTTATTTTGGCCAATGGGCTTAAACATTTTCAAGCCAAAGTGAAAGCAACTCTATTGCACTTCCACTTATACTTATTCTCTTTTCCGCCTTTTTTGTAACATTATATTAAATTTGTTGATGTTTCTTGTTATTGGACTTATGcttctgtatttttattctgtACAGTCTGCCTCCTCCATCAACTTTGGATATGTTGATTCCTGCTAGTGCTGTTAGTAAGGTTTTGGGTAAAGGAGGGGCAAATATAGCCAATATCAGGAAGGTTTGTTCATTCACACTTTATATAGAAAGTATATTTATCTGAGAATATTGTGTTTTATTGTTGGCTTTCGAAGCTAACTGTGAAATTTGCTTTGCTTAATGTCTTGTTTGGCCCCAGATTTCAGGAGCAATGATAGAAATCTGTGACTCCAAGTCTGCCTGGGGTGATCGTATTGCCGTAATATCTGGCACACCTGAACAGAAGTGCGCAGCTGAAAACTTGATCCAGGCTTTCATAATGGCCACCTGAATTATTGAGTTTCTTTCTCGGGGTTTTCGAAggtgaaaagtttaattattgaAGCATGTCTTTGTCCTGTCCATAGTTTCATTAGGTTGGTCCTGTAGAGAGAATATTCTCTGGTTCTTCATCTGGATTCAAGTTCTTCCATAACAGCAGCTTGCAAGATTGTGCCGGAGGATCCATTCATGGTTTTTATATGTAGGAACGATAGCTCCTCCTTTTTTCTTAAGCTACTCTCATTACTATGTTTTCTCTTAGAAATCTAGGATCTCCATGTCCGTTTGGTACTGTCGTTTGCTAGCATGGAGTCATCGCTATTTCCTCAAATTAATTTCAGAGGAACCATAAAGAGGTGGTGATGTTTATGTGGTTCACCCTGTCTCTCCCCCGCTAATAGAAAAGTATCTTCCCCAATGATGCAAATGAGACTGAGTCTCTATCACACTCATTTGTTATCGTTGCTTGTGCTAGTTGGTTGAAAGCTCTCAAGTTGCCTCATGAATTTGAAGGATTTCAGAAAATTCTGCATCATTTTCTTCCCCGTTAATCAAATTCCTTATCCTGtaatcctgccatccatggttatgaaGGCATTTTTCAACTATATATGACCATCTCCTTATTATAACATCAAATGCGCTAAATTATATACCTAGGAAACGATAGCCGCCCAATTCTTTTTAACAATAGATATATGTTGAAACAAGATAAGGTAAAATACCAAGGTCATATGGGTCCATATGTCTtaaaaagtagaag
Coding sequences:
- the LOC112792533 gene encoding KH domain-containing protein At4g18375 isoform X1; the protein is MLFPRMGETGKRYHSQRDHDGDRRNQKRRMNDDAEKGDGELVVYRILCPDDVIGSVIGKNGKVINSIRQETRAKIKIVDPFPGAKDRVITIYCYVKGKEDVEIDDEFNGKELLCAAQDALLKIHAAITNSTAVIGEWRKKRKAKEECQLLVPSSQAANIIGKAGATIKKLRSKTTANIKVVAKDAADPTHSCAMDFDNFVLITGEAAAVERALFAVSSIMYKFGPKEDISLDTSVPEAPPSIIIPSELPIYPPGGLYPVSDPIIPPRSLPQILGATNMRDVHGYADAGNTWPIYSSALPAAPGALPAASGVGASRSEELVIRMLCPSDKIGRVIGKGGSTIKSMRQAIGARIEVDDSKAKHDECLIIITTIESPSDLKSMAVEAVLLMQGKINDEDDNTVSIRLLVPSKVIGCIIGKSGSIINEIRKRTKADIRISKGDKPKCADVNDELVEVGGIVDCVRDALIQIILRLREDVLRERDNGHNPSVGAESMYSGGAGLSVPSVLPPVPPVATPLAYDQRTESETGLGMFSSSSLYGYGSLSMAENAYGSMPPYASKLYGGLPPPSTLDMLIPASAVSKVLGKGGANIANIRKISGAMIEICDSKSAWGDRIAVISGTPEQKCAAENLIQAFIMAT
- the LOC112792533 gene encoding KH domain-containing protein At4g18375 isoform X2, yielding MLFPRMGETGKRYHSQRDHDGDRRNQKRRMNDDAEKGDGELVVYRILCPDDVIGSVIGKNGKVINSIRQETRAKIKIVDPFPGAKDRVITIYCYVKGKEDVEIDDEFNGKELLCAAQDALLKIHAAITNSTAVIGEWRKKRKAKEECQLLVPSSQAANIIGKAGATIKKLRSKTTANIKVVAKDAADPTHSCAMDFDNFVLITGEAAAVERALFAVSSIMYKFGPKEDISLDTSVPEAPPSIIIPSELPIYPPGGLYPVSDPIIPPRSLPQILGATNMRDVHGYADAGNTWPIYSSALPAAPGALPAASGVGASRSEELVIRMLCPSDKIGRVIGKGGSTIKSMRQAIGARIEVDDSKAKHDECLIIITTIESPSDLKSMAVEAVLLMQGKINDEDDNTVSIRLLVPSKVIGCIIGKSGSIINEIRKRTKADIRISKGDKPKCADVNDELVEVGGIVDCVRDALIQIILRLREDVLRERDNGHNPSVGAESMYSGGAGLSVPSVLPPVPPVATPLAYDQRTESETGLGMFSSSSLYGYGSLSMAENAYGSMPPYASKLLPPPSTLDMLIPASAVSKVLGKGGANIANIRKISGAMIEICDSKSAWGDRIAVISGTPEQKCAAENLIQAFIMAT